The following are from one region of the Phyllostomus discolor isolate MPI-MPIP mPhyDis1 chromosome 9, mPhyDis1.pri.v3, whole genome shotgun sequence genome:
- the TNNC2 gene encoding troponin C, skeletal muscle has product MTDQQAEARSYLSEEMIAEFKAAFDMFDADGGGDISVKELGTVMRMLGQTPTKEELDAIIEEVDEDGSGTIDFEEFLVMMVRQMKEDAKGKSEEELAECFRIFDRNADGYIDAEELAEIFRASGEHVTDEEIESLMKDGDKNNDGRIDFDEFLKMMEGVQ; this is encoded by the exons AGGCCCGGTCCTACCTCAGCGAGGAGATGATCGCTG AGTTCAAGGCCGCCTTCGACATGTTTGACGCTGATGGTGGCGGGGACATCAGCGTCAAGGAGCTGGGCACGGTGATGAGGATGCTGGGCCAGACACCCACCAAAGAGGAACTGGACGCCATCATCGAGGAGGTGGACGAAGACG GCAGCGGCACCATCGACTTCGAGGAGTTCCTGGTCATGATGGTGCGCCAGATGAAAGAGGACGCGAAGGGGAAGAGCGAGGAGGAGCTGGCCGAGTGTTTCCGCATCTTCGACAG GAACGCAGACGGCTACATCGACGCGGAGGAGCTGGCTGAGATCTTCAGGGCCTCCGGGGAGCACGTGACAGACGAGGAGATCGAGTCCCTGATGAAAGACGGGGACAAGAACAACGACGGCCGCATTGACTTCGACG AATTCCTGAAGATGATGGAGGGTGTGCAGTAA